A single region of the Halopiger xanaduensis SH-6 genome encodes:
- a CDS encoding DUF2110 family protein, with amino-acid sequence MVVLATKLYVEGDARERSLDSLRSLVNNEIGDLEVEFELGVRHDDFPSVTIEGEDATVARNVLREEFGEIVPDLEAGETYVGTLESWDDEGFVLDAGQAVRIPADELDLGPGSPTQIRERFGLVQHVPLRFVYGGEGEASTLADEEVDRLFEWTRGDGRLNVNSATRAEVRATLNRAGHAQDYVTVERLGLLEQSVICTDDTDPPGLLASVGEYLPAELRCVVP; translated from the coding sequence ATGGTCGTACTCGCAACCAAACTGTACGTCGAAGGCGACGCCCGCGAGCGATCGCTCGACTCGCTGCGGTCGCTGGTGAACAACGAGATCGGCGACCTCGAAGTCGAGTTCGAACTCGGCGTGCGCCACGACGACTTCCCCTCGGTCACGATCGAGGGCGAGGACGCCACCGTCGCGCGCAACGTCCTCCGCGAGGAGTTCGGCGAGATCGTCCCCGATCTCGAGGCCGGCGAAACCTACGTCGGCACGCTCGAGTCGTGGGACGACGAGGGGTTCGTCCTCGACGCCGGACAAGCGGTGCGGATTCCGGCCGACGAACTCGATCTGGGTCCCGGCTCCCCGACGCAGATTCGGGAGCGGTTCGGACTCGTCCAGCACGTGCCGCTGCGATTCGTCTACGGCGGAGAGGGCGAGGCGTCGACCCTCGCCGACGAGGAAGTCGACCGCCTCTTCGAGTGGACCCGCGGCGACGGGCGGCTCAACGTCAACAGCGCCACGCGGGCGGAGGTCCGCGCGACGCTCAACCGCGCGGGCCACGCCCAGGACTACGTCACCGTCGAACGGCTCGGACTCCTCGAGCAGAGCGTGATCTGTACCGACGATACGGACCCGCCGGGGCTGCTGGCCAGCGTCGGCGAGTACCTCCCGGCGGAACTGCGCTGCGTCGTTCCCTAA
- a CDS encoding DUF5803 family protein produces MNRRLVLAVLAVGLLAGTAGCTGFFGGISDEQLDQNASYDDLRDSEANVTVDVEGGGIISDGEFRAVYDLNDTEELSLYRSQLYRDEALDVRGVRYWYPNGTEVTGSELNVEQDRSSTQVRVPDGNGTLAFSGDAGRRTFQLPAYVEGSYRVTLPEGHRTSNFLFGDVSPGGYEREIVDDRERLTWENVDSPLSLRYYQTRDIPLFAGLIGAVVLLGGAGIAYYYRQIKRLQEQREEMGFDIDIDDSDDGPPPGMR; encoded by the coding sequence ATGAATCGCCGGCTCGTTCTCGCGGTGCTCGCAGTCGGACTGCTCGCCGGTACAGCGGGCTGTACGGGATTCTTCGGCGGCATCTCCGACGAACAACTCGATCAGAACGCGAGCTACGACGATCTGCGCGACAGCGAGGCCAACGTCACGGTCGACGTCGAGGGCGGCGGCATCATCAGCGACGGCGAGTTCCGCGCCGTCTACGACCTCAACGACACCGAGGAACTGTCGCTGTACCGGTCGCAACTCTACCGCGACGAGGCGCTCGACGTCCGCGGCGTCCGGTACTGGTACCCCAACGGGACGGAAGTGACCGGCTCCGAACTCAACGTTGAGCAGGACCGCTCGAGCACGCAGGTCCGGGTGCCCGACGGAAACGGGACGCTCGCGTTCTCGGGCGACGCGGGCCGGCGAACCTTCCAGCTGCCGGCCTACGTCGAAGGATCCTACCGGGTCACCCTGCCGGAGGGCCACCGGACGTCGAACTTCCTGTTCGGCGACGTCAGCCCCGGCGGCTACGAGCGCGAAATCGTCGACGATCGCGAGCGGCTGACCTGGGAGAACGTCGATAGCCCGCTCTCGCTGCGATACTACCAGACCCGGGACATTCCGCTGTTCGCCGGGTTGATCGGTGCGGTCGTGCTGCTCGGCGGCGCCGGCATCGCGTACTACTACCGGCAGATCAAACGACTGCAGGAACAGCGCGAGGAGATGGGCTTCGACATCGATATCGACGATTCGGACGACGGCCCGCCGCCCGGCATGCGATAA
- a CDS encoding chemotaxis protein CheW, which yields MTSPVDRADPDPGPDAAADDGADAVDDDRLTVLTFSLASERYCVRTDAVASVLGLSETAPLEDADDPWNAGTVTVRGERVRVVDLPRVFAAERTRETAARIDDPMLLVIDETDETGAYYGWLVDGVDVTRTVRMADLESTRADTKHVDGRFVFEDGSAILLDETAIHG from the coding sequence ATGACCTCCCCTGTCGACCGCGCGGACCCTGACCCCGGCCCCGACGCAGCCGCCGATGACGGTGCGGACGCCGTCGACGACGACCGGCTGACGGTCCTCACCTTCTCGCTCGCGTCCGAACGCTACTGCGTCCGCACCGACGCCGTCGCCTCCGTCCTCGGCCTCTCCGAGACGGCGCCGCTCGAGGACGCCGACGACCCCTGGAACGCGGGGACCGTCACCGTCCGCGGCGAGCGCGTTCGCGTCGTCGATCTGCCCCGCGTGTTCGCCGCGGAGCGGACGCGGGAAACGGCCGCGCGGATCGACGATCCGATGCTGCTGGTCATCGACGAAACCGACGAAACCGGCGCCTACTACGGCTGGCTGGTCGACGGCGTCGACGTCACGAGAACGGTTCGAATGGCCGACCTCGAGTCGACGCGGGCCGACACGAAACACGTCGACGGACGATTCGTCTTCGAGGACGGGAGCGCGATTCTACTGGACGAGACGGCGATTCACGGCTAG
- a CDS encoding chemotaxis protein CheW yields MAPDLPDKLLGIDIDGDDRAQQRSDESDDEEDLVRLVLFTVGEHRLAVPVDEVRTTTDLPDELTSVPRTPPAVEGVTDLRGEITAVIDPSVHFPTDEHGAGAGGEQLLVFDRGADDQSAAIRVDEVLDVESVPERNLLEADDVASRDFETDLLEHPLVSVLAEQERRPTQRIGETVVSPTGGAAAADSVGESDAASADATDAAPQDEPVVVELTPVVDVDTLLLAAGPRS; encoded by the coding sequence ATGGCCCCGGACCTCCCCGACAAGCTTCTCGGCATCGATATCGACGGTGACGACCGCGCGCAGCAACGGTCCGACGAGTCCGACGACGAGGAAGACCTCGTGCGGCTCGTGCTGTTTACCGTCGGCGAGCACCGACTGGCCGTCCCCGTCGACGAGGTTCGCACGACGACGGACCTCCCCGACGAACTGACGTCGGTCCCGCGAACGCCGCCGGCGGTCGAGGGCGTTACCGACCTCCGCGGCGAGATCACGGCCGTGATCGATCCGTCCGTGCACTTCCCGACGGACGAACACGGAGCGGGCGCCGGCGGCGAGCAGTTGCTGGTCTTCGATCGCGGCGCCGACGACCAGTCGGCGGCGATCCGAGTCGACGAGGTTCTGGACGTCGAGTCCGTTCCCGAGCGCAACCTCCTCGAGGCGGACGACGTCGCGTCGCGCGATTTCGAGACCGATCTGCTCGAGCACCCGCTGGTCAGCGTGCTCGCCGAACAGGAGCGGCGGCCGACCCAACGGATCGGGGAGACGGTCGTGTCGCCGACCGGGGGAGCGGCGGCCGCCGATTCGGTCGGTGAGTCGGACGCAGCGAGCGCGGACGCAACGGACGCAGCGCCGCAGGACGAGCCGGTCGTCGTCGAACTCACGCCGGTCGTCGACGTCGACACGCTTTTGTTAGCGGCGGGGCCGCGGTCGTGA
- the cheY gene encoding chemotaxis protein CheY: protein MSTGVLIVDDSHFMRNLLRQILEQEYRILGEASNGAEAVKLYKEHDPDIVMMDIVMPKCNGIKATAAIKKIDPDASVIMCTSVGQREKMKLAVKAGADGYVTKPFEEPSVRKALTDVTAA from the coding sequence ATGTCGACAGGGGTGCTCATCGTAGACGACTCACATTTTATGCGGAATCTCCTCCGGCAGATTCTCGAGCAGGAATACCGCATCCTGGGTGAGGCGTCCAACGGGGCTGAAGCCGTCAAGTTGTACAAGGAACACGATCCCGATATCGTAATGATGGACATCGTGATGCCGAAGTGTAACGGCATCAAGGCGACCGCAGCCATAAAGAAAATCGACCCCGACGCTAGCGTTATCATGTGCACGAGCGTCGGACAGCGGGAAAAGATGAAGCTCGCAGTCAAAGCGGGCGCGGACGGCTACGTGACGAAGCCGTTCGAGGAACCGAGCGTCAGAAAAGCGCTTACGGACGTCACTGCGGCATGA
- the cheB gene encoding chemotaxis-specific protein-glutamate methyltransferase CheB, producing the protein MTRVLVVDDSQFFRTVVGNALSDADYDVETADTGTEAVEIVRDAAFDPDVVTMDVEMPDMNGIAAVERIMAATPTPVIMASAYTDTGAEATLDALEAGAIDFLQKPDGSGSRNIAHFVDDLREKIDRLDDVDVSSLAEVRPTSSETRSESTVRSASHSDASPRSRSHSPAARADRSSPSTVGTAGTTSRGETAVESIAPADLETDTDAQRTAAAVPERSDDPASAVSLDSADDGTRGPTIVVGASTGGPKIVERLLQRLPIGLDATVLIVQHMPADFTGRFADRLDAMGPYAVSEAGDGDRVGPGEAVVAPGSAHLEIGADFGDSLRVRLDEARRDYGIQPAIDVTMETAADRVDGPLCGVVLTGMGDDGAAGIEAIKAAGGRTIAQDEATSPVFGIPCQAIETGCVDSVAPAPEIVDEIIAAFADATPEPDPNPDPDAKAGDRDD; encoded by the coding sequence ATGACGCGAGTACTCGTTGTCGACGACTCGCAGTTCTTCCGGACAGTCGTCGGCAACGCGCTCAGCGACGCCGATTACGACGTCGAAACGGCCGATACCGGTACCGAGGCGGTCGAAATCGTGAGAGACGCGGCATTCGATCCTGACGTAGTGACCATGGACGTCGAGATGCCGGACATGAACGGCATCGCGGCCGTCGAGCGGATCATGGCAGCGACGCCGACGCCGGTCATCATGGCCAGCGCGTATACCGATACGGGTGCGGAGGCGACCCTCGATGCGCTGGAAGCCGGCGCGATCGACTTCCTCCAGAAGCCCGACGGGTCGGGCTCGCGCAACATCGCTCACTTCGTGGACGACCTCCGCGAGAAGATCGATCGACTGGACGACGTCGACGTGTCGTCCCTCGCCGAGGTCCGACCGACGAGCAGTGAGACGCGCTCGGAATCGACCGTTCGTTCTGCATCTCACTCGGACGCTTCTCCTCGCTCTCGCTCGCACTCGCCCGCGGCACGCGCCGACCGCTCGAGTCCGTCGACGGTCGGTACCGCCGGGACGACGTCGCGAGGTGAGACGGCGGTCGAATCGATCGCACCGGCCGATCTGGAAACGGATACCGACGCGCAACGGACTGCGGCGGCTGTGCCCGAGCGCAGCGACGATCCGGCGTCCGCGGTCAGTCTCGACAGTGCAGACGACGGAACGCGCGGCCCGACGATCGTCGTCGGCGCCTCGACGGGCGGTCCGAAGATCGTCGAACGGCTGCTCCAGCGGCTCCCGATCGGCCTCGACGCGACGGTGCTGATCGTCCAGCACATGCCGGCCGACTTCACCGGGCGATTCGCCGATCGACTCGACGCGATGGGGCCGTACGCGGTCAGCGAGGCCGGCGACGGCGACCGGGTCGGCCCCGGCGAGGCGGTCGTTGCACCCGGCAGCGCCCACCTCGAGATCGGCGCCGACTTCGGCGACTCGCTTCGCGTCCGCCTCGACGAAGCGCGCCGCGACTACGGGATCCAGCCGGCGATCGACGTCACGATGGAAACGGCCGCCGACCGCGTCGACGGACCGCTCTGTGGCGTCGTCCTGACCGGCATGGGCGACGACGGCGCCGCCGGCATCGAGGCGATCAAAGCTGCAGGTGGGCGAACCATCGCACAGGACGAGGCGACGAGCCCCGTTTTCGGCATCCCCTGTCAGGCGATCGAAACCGGCTGCGTCGATTCGGTCGCTCCCGCCCCCGAGATCGTCGACGAGATCATCGCCGCGTTCGCGGACGCGACGCCCGAGCCGGACCCGAACCCGGACCCGGACGCGAAAGCGGGTGACCGCGATGACTGA
- a CDS encoding ATP-binding protein, translating to MTEYEYWTDFVQESTERITELNNALLTLERNPDDEAAVEDVFRVAHTLKGNCGAAGLESASELAHAIEDLLDAVRGGALEVSPELMDDIFDAVDELETIIETADGADDEFDADPSETIHALRDHLEGPAAIQRPSDDEIEDVLSRFEPPAEDRNVYLARLSVDESEAEGDNAGILIVKALIDAFDLIGTAPPRDAIEAHAYNGRFDAVFASAVTESAIESGLEPVDEVADFELLEVTDQFAAVADAEETDDNETPAEADISADDAQDLEVDELLGEFDRYDDLDSMVEEVEDDDDLDAFDDMGKAGSFDDLLGDDDVDIEVDPALDEDADELAAAGDDESGTESAAEADSTDSGAERDAESGSVADSGSSSGSESGSGSGSAVADPGSAEDPVEDADAVFQELKDEVEMVGFDELQDELAELEFDEFDTDDEVSMDELLGDDVADDEDPFLEADETEDVTGEVDDSVADEPEPVADQPSDGDVADAVEAADAVDTADDAEPDLESPADDRDATDEPAETVADEATATTEPAETPEPESEPESESEPEPETAAPSADAEPADDAAEDGVIPLEPPTAADADDEDGELEAADSDDDAGADDGDDNSSSDDAPTTDDADFDSATGGFEPATDNFEPAADSESDGAVDAEVEADADSDGSAGGDEMVDFSDLGATFGSDADEATAAESDVDDTAAADEVDGDAAVDSDDQAAADSESSETERVGSAPADEEVEDGDEDESELETELETPSDTADEAFEAAFSAVDSDEDEGEPVAADDGESDVNFATDEASIASTDDADLESEADSTDAFDDDAIDSDEFDVSDSVTSDADIAEFDEDSFDEPDVSDSDTETGAGDFADGDFADGDFADEDPADEDFVDDEDLDDVATADDLETGSGFEATDDFDASPDFETDDAFAIADPDIEISREDDLDSTDLDSTDLDDSLESLDLEADTDASFEDTFGDDAFADVDSESASFSEPNTENESEIEAETDDGVTFEHDSFGDAASSAETDSGTATDETPDRIIDVPEIEIPDVTVPDPESQQDGDNDADEIQSLRVDVEQVDELLTLVEGLVTSRVRLRHAVEADEDRQALETELNALEDLTTDLQETVMDVRLVPLETVTGRLPRVVRDIAREQEKEVAFEMDGGDVELDRTILDRISDPLIHLVRNAVDHGVEPPEDREDAEKPREGAVEVTATRERDRVTITVEDDGSGLDPDRIRSEAVEADVLTEDEAEAMADEEVYDLVFHPGLSTAEEVTDVSGRGVGMDVVDRTVTELDGTVSIDSAPGDGTTVTMTLPVSIAIDDILFVESNGEEFGLPTEVVYDVEPADSIELIDGEPVLPRDDDDPIPVIDLDETLRTAAVDTDAETEADVAVGDGGSSSDDDTVEVGLEGASGDGDVLVRIRDDVRPVALRCDQVHGQQEVVVKPFEGFMRGIPGLSGATVRGRGKVVNILDVTTL from the coding sequence ATGACTGAGTACGAGTACTGGACCGATTTCGTCCAAGAGAGCACGGAGCGAATCACGGAACTGAACAACGCCCTGTTGACCCTCGAGCGCAATCCCGACGACGAGGCGGCGGTGGAGGACGTCTTCCGCGTCGCCCACACGCTCAAGGGCAACTGCGGCGCCGCCGGCCTCGAGTCTGCGAGCGAACTCGCACACGCGATCGAGGACCTCCTCGACGCCGTTCGCGGCGGCGCGCTCGAGGTCTCGCCGGAGCTGATGGACGACATCTTCGACGCCGTCGACGAACTCGAGACGATCATCGAGACCGCCGACGGCGCCGACGACGAGTTCGACGCGGATCCGTCCGAGACGATCCACGCCCTTCGGGACCACCTCGAGGGGCCGGCGGCGATCCAGCGCCCGTCGGACGACGAGATCGAGGACGTACTCTCGCGATTCGAGCCGCCGGCGGAAGACCGGAACGTCTACCTCGCCCGGCTCTCGGTCGACGAGAGCGAGGCTGAGGGAGACAACGCCGGCATCCTGATCGTCAAGGCGCTGATCGACGCGTTCGACCTGATCGGAACCGCGCCCCCGCGCGACGCGATCGAAGCGCACGCGTACAACGGTCGCTTCGACGCCGTCTTCGCGAGCGCGGTGACCGAGTCGGCGATCGAATCCGGCCTCGAGCCGGTCGACGAGGTCGCGGACTTCGAGTTGCTCGAGGTGACCGACCAGTTCGCCGCGGTGGCCGACGCCGAGGAAACCGACGACAACGAAACGCCGGCGGAGGCGGACATCTCGGCCGACGACGCGCAGGACCTCGAGGTCGACGAACTGCTCGGCGAGTTCGACCGGTACGACGACCTCGATTCGATGGTCGAGGAGGTCGAGGACGACGACGACCTCGACGCATTCGACGATATGGGCAAAGCCGGCTCGTTCGACGATCTGTTGGGCGACGACGACGTCGACATCGAGGTCGATCCCGCGCTCGACGAGGACGCGGATGAACTGGCGGCCGCCGGTGACGACGAGTCCGGCACCGAGTCGGCCGCCGAGGCCGATTCGACCGACTCGGGCGCCGAGCGTGATGCGGAGTCCGGATCGGTCGCCGATTCCGGTTCGAGTTCCGGCTCCGAATCCGGATCCGGATCCGGATCCGCAGTCGCCGATCCGGGCTCGGCGGAGGACCCCGTCGAGGACGCCGACGCCGTCTTCCAGGAGCTCAAGGACGAAGTCGAGATGGTCGGCTTCGACGAGCTTCAGGACGAACTCGCGGAACTCGAGTTCGACGAGTTCGACACCGACGACGAAGTCAGCATGGACGAACTCCTCGGCGACGACGTCGCGGACGACGAAGATCCGTTCCTCGAGGCGGACGAGACCGAGGATGTGACCGGCGAGGTCGACGATTCGGTTGCCGACGAACCGGAACCGGTCGCCGATCAGCCGTCCGACGGCGACGTTGCCGACGCGGTCGAGGCGGCGGACGCGGTCGATACGGCCGACGACGCCGAACCCGACCTCGAGTCGCCTGCGGACGACCGCGATGCGACGGACGAACCCGCGGAGACGGTCGCCGACGAAGCGACAGCGACGACGGAACCGGCTGAAACACCGGAACCGGAGTCGGAACCAGAATCGGAATCGGAACCGGAACCGGAGACGGCAGCGCCGTCCGCGGACGCAGAACCGGCGGACGACGCAGCCGAAGACGGTGTGATTCCGCTCGAGCCGCCGACCGCGGCGGATGCGGACGACGAAGACGGCGAACTCGAGGCTGCCGATTCCGACGATGACGCCGGTGCCGACGATGGTGACGATAACAGCAGTAGCGACGACGCTCCGACGACGGACGACGCTGACTTCGATTCGGCGACCGGCGGCTTCGAACCGGCGACGGACAACTTCGAGCCGGCGGCCGATAGCGAATCGGACGGCGCGGTAGATGCCGAGGTCGAAGCCGACGCCGATTCCGACGGAAGTGCCGGTGGAGACGAGATGGTCGACTTCAGCGACCTCGGTGCGACCTTCGGCTCGGATGCCGACGAAGCTACGGCGGCGGAGTCCGACGTCGATGACACGGCAGCCGCCGACGAAGTCGACGGTGATGCGGCGGTCGATAGCGACGATCAGGCTGCGGCCGATTCGGAGTCGAGCGAGACGGAGCGCGTCGGCTCTGCGCCCGCAGACGAGGAGGTCGAAGACGGGGACGAAGACGAATCCGAACTCGAGACCGAACTCGAGACGCCGTCCGATACCGCCGACGAGGCGTTCGAAGCGGCGTTTTCGGCGGTCGACAGTGACGAGGACGAGGGAGAGCCCGTCGCCGCCGATGACGGTGAGTCGGACGTCAATTTCGCGACCGACGAAGCATCTATAGCGTCGACAGACGACGCAGACCTCGAGTCGGAAGCCGATTCGACGGATGCTTTCGATGATGATGCGATCGATTCGGACGAGTTCGACGTCTCGGACTCCGTTACGTCGGACGCCGACATAGCTGAGTTCGACGAGGACTCGTTCGACGAACCGGACGTCTCCGACTCCGATACCGAAACCGGGGCCGGCGATTTCGCCGATGGGGACTTCGCCGATGGGGACTTCGCTGACGAGGACCCCGCTGACGAGGACTTCGTCGACGACGAAGACCTCGACGACGTTGCGACGGCCGACGATCTCGAGACGGGCAGCGGTTTCGAAGCGACCGACGACTTCGATGCGAGCCCCGATTTCGAGACGGACGACGCGTTCGCGATTGCCGATCCCGACATCGAGATTTCCCGCGAGGACGATCTCGATTCGACAGACCTCGACTCGACGGATCTCGACGACTCGCTCGAGTCCTTGGATCTCGAGGCCGATACGGACGCGTCCTTCGAGGACACGTTCGGCGACGACGCGTTCGCCGATGTCGATTCGGAGTCGGCGTCGTTCAGCGAACCGAACACCGAGAACGAGTCCGAAATCGAGGCCGAAACCGACGACGGCGTAACGTTCGAGCACGACTCGTTCGGGGACGCCGCCTCGAGTGCGGAAACCGACTCCGGAACCGCGACCGATGAGACCCCGGACCGAATCATCGACGTGCCGGAGATCGAGATTCCGGACGTCACGGTGCCCGACCCGGAGTCCCAGCAGGACGGCGACAACGACGCCGACGAGATCCAGTCGCTCCGCGTCGACGTCGAGCAGGTCGACGAACTGCTCACGCTCGTCGAGGGGCTGGTGACCAGCCGCGTCCGCCTTCGACACGCCGTCGAAGCCGACGAGGACCGGCAAGCCCTCGAGACGGAACTCAACGCGCTCGAGGACCTGACGACCGACCTCCAGGAGACGGTCATGGACGTACGGCTCGTCCCCCTCGAGACGGTGACGGGGCGGCTGCCGCGGGTCGTCCGCGATATCGCCCGCGAACAGGAAAAGGAGGTGGCGTTCGAGATGGACGGCGGCGACGTCGAACTCGATCGGACCATCTTAGACCGGATCAGCGATCCGCTGATCCACCTGGTTCGCAACGCGGTCGACCACGGCGTCGAGCCGCCGGAAGACCGCGAAGACGCCGAGAAGCCCCGCGAGGGGGCCGTCGAAGTGACCGCGACGCGGGAACGCGATCGCGTGACGATCACGGTCGAGGACGACGGAAGCGGTCTCGACCCCGATCGGATCCGATCCGAGGCGGTCGAGGCCGACGTGCTCACCGAGGACGAAGCCGAAGCGATGGCCGACGAGGAAGTCTACGACCTCGTCTTCCACCCCGGCCTCTCGACCGCCGAGGAAGTGACGGACGTCAGCGGCCGCGGCGTCGGGATGGACGTCGTCGACCGAACGGTGACGGAGCTCGACGGCACGGTCTCGATCGACAGCGCGCCGGGCGACGGGACGACCGTCACGATGACTCTACCGGTGTCGATCGCGATCGACGACATCCTGTTCGTCGAGAGCAACGGCGAGGAGTTCGGACTTCCGACCGAGGTCGTCTACGACGTCGAACCCGCCGATTCGATCGAACTGATCGACGGCGAACCCGTGCTCCCCCGCGATGACGACGATCCGATCCCCGTGATCGATCTCGACGAGACGCTCCGAACGGCGGCGGTCGATACCGACGCCGAGACCGAAGCCGACGTCGCGGTCGGTGACGGCGGCAGTAGCAGCGACGATGACACCGTCGAGGTCGGACTCGAGGGCGCAAGCGGGGACGGCGACGTCCTCGTTCGAATCCGCGACGACGTCCGCCCGGTCGCGCTTCGGTGCGATCAGGTCCACGGTCAACAGGAGGTCGTCGTCAAGCCGTTCGAAGGCTTCATGCGCGGCATTCCCGGCCTCAGCGGCGCGACGGTGCGCGGCCGAGGAAAGGTAGTCAACATCCTTGACGTGACGACACTATGA
- a CDS encoding chemotaxis protein CheC, whose protein sequence is MTLMVDIRKLSFINEMAKVGTNGVADNMSKLTGQDAQMEVTKTNFVDVDDIQSQLDNGKRVGVRVRLLNPPHGHILILFPEASAKKITAIMLDDVVDDMSDVSGKMARSAVEEMGNMMASGFIDGWADVLGRVIDIAAPQLVYAPTEEIVTRTAGLGDDDLALFFDSDLSVPSYQIEAEIYAFPDLEEFVEMVNGMDVQSA, encoded by the coding sequence ATGACGCTAATGGTCGACATCCGCAAGCTGAGCTTCATAAACGAGATGGCCAAGGTCGGGACGAACGGCGTCGCCGACAACATGAGCAAGCTGACCGGCCAGGACGCCCAGATGGAGGTGACGAAGACGAACTTCGTCGACGTCGACGACATCCAGTCCCAGCTCGATAACGGGAAACGCGTCGGCGTCCGCGTCCGCCTGCTCAACCCGCCGCACGGCCACATCCTCATCCTCTTCCCGGAGGCGAGCGCGAAGAAGATCACCGCGATCATGCTCGACGACGTCGTCGACGACATGTCCGACGTCTCCGGCAAGATGGCCCGCAGCGCCGTCGAGGAGATGGGCAACATGATGGCCAGCGGCTTCATCGACGGCTGGGCCGACGTGCTCGGGCGCGTCATCGACATCGCCGCCCCGCAACTGGTCTACGCCCCCACCGAAGAAATCGTCACCCGAACGGCCGGACTCGGCGACGACGACCTCGCGCTGTTTTTCGACTCGGATCTGTCGGTACCGAGCTATCAGATCGAGGCCGAAATCTACGCTTTCCCCGACCTCGAAGAGTTCGTCGAAATGGTCAACGGGATGGACGTGCAATCCGCATGA
- a CDS encoding chemotaxis protein CheC yields MKLDVNALGTFYRMAREGAGLAAGRLTHMTDVETRVGVTKLNFMRGREIRRDFADSSEKVGVRVELTGAIEGQSVIVFERENALRIVETLVTESEADEFDEMNRSAATEVGQIMNNGFIDGWADVLETVIDVSTPEFVQGQSADPFLGDIEGAGDEELALLFQSNIEAVGTEVGFHHYLFPTRESMADLLDQLRTSDGIEYDKLDGFDRMAERGAEEIAETATTLTGIETSVDIRRLNFLSLEAIPEQVADERLVGVAFEFDGVPSGYLLFLFDEESANEIIDAMVPTGGSAAGGDDGYDEMGRSAITELGNIMASGFLDGWANVLDTTIDHSTPEFIHDIGAAAVDPVVIQLGENQEFAFVFDTVITADGREFDCEVYAIPDESDLERALNDLDVDRIEDTPTTADFQQVNET; encoded by the coding sequence ATGAAACTCGACGTCAACGCGCTCGGAACGTTCTATCGAATGGCTCGAGAGGGCGCCGGACTCGCCGCGGGTCGGCTGACCCACATGACCGACGTCGAAACCCGGGTCGGCGTGACGAAGCTCAACTTCATGCGCGGCCGGGAGATTCGCCGCGACTTCGCCGACTCGAGCGAGAAGGTCGGCGTCCGCGTCGAACTCACGGGCGCGATCGAGGGCCAGTCGGTGATCGTCTTCGAGCGCGAGAACGCGCTTCGAATCGTCGAGACGCTCGTCACCGAGTCCGAGGCCGACGAGTTCGACGAGATGAACCGCTCCGCCGCAACGGAGGTCGGCCAGATCATGAACAACGGCTTCATCGACGGCTGGGCCGACGTCCTAGAAACTGTCATCGACGTCTCGACGCCCGAGTTCGTCCAGGGACAGTCGGCGGACCCCTTCCTCGGCGACATCGAGGGCGCGGGTGACGAGGAACTCGCCTTGCTCTTCCAGAGCAACATCGAGGCCGTCGGCACCGAAGTCGGCTTCCACCACTACCTGTTTCCGACCCGGGAATCGATGGCCGACCTGCTGGACCAGCTACGAACCAGCGACGGCATCGAGTACGACAAACTCGACGGCTTCGACCGGATGGCCGAACGCGGCGCCGAGGAGATCGCCGAGACGGCGACGACGCTGACCGGCATCGAGACGAGCGTCGACATCCGGCGGCTGAACTTCCTCTCGCTCGAGGCGATTCCAGAGCAGGTGGCCGACGAGCGACTGGTCGGCGTCGCGTTCGAGTTCGACGGCGTCCCGAGCGGCTACCTCCTCTTCCTGTTCGACGAGGAGTCGGCCAACGAGATCATCGACGCGATGGTCCCGACGGGCGGGAGTGCAGCCGGCGGCGACGACGGCTACGACGAAATGGGCCGGAGCGCGATCACCGAACTCGGCAACATCATGGCCAGCGGCTTCCTCGACGGGTGGGCGAACGTCCTCGATACGACGATCGATCACTCGACGCCGGAGTTCATCCACGACATCGGGGCCGCAGCCGTCGATCCGGTCGTGATCCAACTCGGCGAAAACCAGGAGTTCGCGTTCGTCTTCGATACAGTCATCACGGCCGACGGCAGAGAGTTCGACTGCGAAGTGTACGCCATCCCCGACGAGTCGGACCTCGAGCGCGCGCTCAACGATCTCGACGTCGATCGCATCGAGGACACGCCGACTACGGCTGACTTCCAGCAAGTGAACGAGACATGA